Proteins co-encoded in one Verrucomicrobiia bacterium genomic window:
- a CDS encoding arabinan endo-1,5-alpha-L-arabinosidase: MQRRTFACRWLIVLALAGLAVRANAQSPSFANSGPGAEQARRDAFLRVHDPSTIVQDSERYWTFCTGNGVRSLWSTNLVDWHFGPPVFTPTNLPAWHRQWVPANRGHFWAPDLIHLRDRWFLYYSVSSWGKNTSAIGLATNATLNPDDPRFGWHDAGMVVRAVPTNDFNTIDPAVSLDADGRPWLAFGSYWSGIKLVELDPQTGLRRAPDSPLYSLASNESIEAAYLYRQGTNYYLFVNWGQCCRGTNSTYEIRVGRSDKITGPYRDRDGLDLLGGGGSLVLGSAGKVVGPGHAGIFTARGTDWFSFHYYDATQRGRATLGIRKLRWDEAGWPVITGETPGGDVHVHAE, translated from the coding sequence ATGCAGAGACGAACATTCGCATGTCGCTGGCTGATTGTCCTCGCGCTGGCCGGGCTGGCAGTGCGAGCGAACGCGCAATCGCCGTCATTTGCCAATTCCGGCCCGGGCGCGGAACAGGCCCGGCGGGATGCGTTCCTGCGCGTCCATGATCCGTCCACCATCGTGCAGGACAGCGAACGTTACTGGACATTCTGCACCGGCAACGGCGTCCGCTCATTATGGTCCACCAACCTCGTGGACTGGCATTTTGGTCCGCCGGTGTTCACGCCGACGAATCTGCCGGCGTGGCATCGCCAATGGGTGCCCGCCAATCGCGGTCATTTTTGGGCGCCCGATTTGATTCATCTGCGCGACCGCTGGTTCCTGTATTATTCCGTGTCGAGCTGGGGTAAAAACACTTCGGCCATCGGCCTTGCCACCAATGCCACGCTGAATCCGGATGATCCGCGCTTCGGCTGGCACGATGCCGGAATGGTGGTGCGCGCGGTGCCGACGAATGATTTCAACACCATTGATCCCGCGGTCTCGCTCGACGCCGACGGGCGCCCATGGCTGGCGTTCGGTTCGTATTGGAGCGGCATCAAACTCGTGGAACTGGATCCACAAACCGGCCTGCGGCGCGCGCCGGATTCGCCGTTGTATTCGCTCGCCTCGAACGAGTCCATCGAGGCGGCATATCTTTACCGGCAGGGCACCAACTATTATCTCTTCGTCAACTGGGGACAATGTTGTCGCGGCACGAACAGCACCTACGAAATCCGGGTGGGCCGGAGCGACAAAATCACCGGACCCTATCGCGATCGCGACGGTTTGGACCTGCTGGGCGGCGGCGGTTCGCTCGTGTTGGGCAGTGCGGGCAAAGTCGTTGGCCCGGGCCATGCGGGCATCTTTACGGCGCGTGGCACGGATTGGTTCAGCTTCCACTACTACGACGCCACCCAACGCGGCCGGGCCACGTTGGGCATTCGCAAACTGCGTTGGGACGAGGCCGGGTGGCCTGTGATTACCGGGGAAACGCCCGGCGGCGACGTGCACGTGCACGCGGAGTAA
- a CDS encoding amidohydrolase family protein, with product MTIDAHHHFWRYNAVEFGWIDDAMAAIRRDFLPAQLEAEIAAARVDGVISVQARQSLVETEWLLNLAENHSFIRAVVGWVPLSSPGVRADLERLAEQPKLRAVRHVLQGEPDERYMLRPDFNAGIRLLREFDLRYDLLIFERHLPQTIAFVDRHPDHVFILDHIAKPKIAVNELSPWRERLAELAERPNVYCKISGLVTEADYRTWTEEQLRPYLETVLEVFGPHRLMFGSDWPVCLVACGYARWVSLVRDFIRELSPAEQARILGGTAVEAYGLA from the coding sequence ATGACCATTGACGCGCACCACCATTTTTGGCGTTACAACGCTGTGGAGTTTGGCTGGATCGATGACGCCATGGCGGCGATTCGTCGCGACTTTCTGCCCGCGCAGCTCGAGGCGGAAATCGCGGCGGCCCGGGTGGACGGCGTGATTTCCGTGCAGGCGCGGCAGTCATTGGTGGAAACGGAATGGCTGCTCAACCTCGCCGAGAATCATTCCTTCATCCGGGCGGTGGTTGGCTGGGTGCCTTTGAGTTCCCCCGGGGTGCGTGCCGACCTCGAACGTCTGGCTGAACAGCCAAAGCTTCGCGCCGTGCGTCACGTGTTGCAGGGCGAACCGGACGAGCGTTACATGCTGCGGCCGGATTTCAACGCCGGGATCCGCCTGCTGCGCGAATTTGATTTGCGCTATGACCTGCTGATCTTCGAGCGTCACCTGCCGCAGACGATTGCCTTTGTGGACCGGCATCCCGACCACGTGTTCATCCTCGACCACATCGCCAAGCCGAAGATTGCGGTGAACGAACTTTCGCCGTGGCGCGAGCGGCTCGCGGAACTCGCGGAGCGGCCGAACGTGTATTGCAAGATTTCCGGCCTCGTCACCGAGGCGGATTATCGCACGTGGACCGAGGAACAACTGCGGCCCTACCTGGAAACCGTGCTCGAAGTGTTTGGACCGCATCGCCTGATGTTCGGGTCGGACTGGCCGGTCTGCCTGGTGGCGTGTGGTTACGCCCGCTGGGTTTCGCTGGTCCGGGATTTCATCCGTGAACTCTCGCCGGCGGAACAGGCGCGCATTTTGGGCGGCACAGCGGTGGAGGCTTACGGCCTGGCCTGA
- the rpsO gene encoding 30S ribosomal protein S15, whose translation MEAKAKTIAEFKTHDKDTGSADVQIALLTERINHLTEHLQTNKKDHSSRRGLLMLVGQRRRLLNYLQTKDVARYKAVTKKLKLRH comes from the coding sequence ATGGAAGCCAAGGCGAAGACCATCGCGGAATTCAAGACGCACGACAAGGATACCGGCTCGGCCGACGTGCAAATCGCGCTGCTGACCGAGCGCATCAATCATCTTACCGAACACCTGCAGACCAACAAGAAGGACCACAGCTCGCGCCGTGGCCTGCTGATGCTCGTCGGCCAGCGCCGCCGGCTGCTCAATTATCTGCAAACGAAGGACGTGGCCCGCTACAAGGCGGTGACCAAGAAGTTGAAGCTGCGTCACTAA
- a CDS encoding zinc-binding alcohol dehydrogenase family protein: MKALFITKPGETQYADVAAPQPQPGEVLLQVRRLGYCGSDLNTFRGFNPLVTLPRIPGHEIGATIAAVTPGVPDHFQPGMEVTVVPYTTCGTCPSCRSGRVNACRSNQTLGVQRDGALTEFIAVPWQKLVRSEKLSLTEHTLVEPLSVGFHAVERGRVGAADTVLVFGCGMIGLGAIAGAALLRNARVIAVDVDDAKLALARKAGAAEVINSKTGNLHEQVQALTQGDGPGVVIEAVGLPATFRAAVDEVAFAGRVVYIGYAKEPVAYETKYFVMKELDILGSRNATAQNFTDVVGVVESGRYPVRETITRVVPFANAAAALAEWAADPGRVTKIHVEL, from the coding sequence ATGAAGGCGCTGTTCATCACCAAACCGGGGGAGACCCAATATGCCGACGTCGCCGCCCCGCAGCCGCAACCGGGCGAGGTGCTGCTCCAGGTCCGCCGGCTGGGTTATTGCGGCTCAGACCTGAACACATTCCGCGGCTTCAATCCGTTGGTCACGCTGCCGCGCATTCCGGGTCATGAGATTGGCGCCACGATTGCCGCAGTGACGCCGGGGGTGCCCGACCACTTTCAGCCCGGCATGGAAGTCACCGTGGTTCCCTACACGACGTGCGGGACCTGTCCTTCGTGTCGCAGCGGCCGGGTCAATGCCTGTCGCAGCAATCAGACGCTGGGCGTGCAACGTGACGGCGCGCTGACCGAATTCATTGCCGTGCCATGGCAGAAGCTGGTGCGTTCGGAAAAATTGTCGCTGACGGAGCACACGCTCGTCGAACCGCTCAGCGTCGGTTTTCATGCGGTGGAGCGGGGCCGGGTGGGTGCGGCGGACACCGTGCTGGTCTTCGGCTGCGGCATGATTGGACTGGGCGCCATTGCCGGCGCGGCCCTGCTGCGGAATGCGCGCGTGATTGCCGTGGATGTGGATGACGCCAAGCTGGCGCTGGCCCGGAAAGCCGGCGCGGCCGAGGTCATCAATTCCAAGACCGGCAACCTGCACGAGCAGGTTCAGGCGCTGACCCAGGGCGATGGTCCGGGGGTGGTCATTGAGGCGGTCGGATTGCCCGCCACCTTTCGCGCCGCGGTGGACGAAGTCGCCTTTGCCGGGCGGGTCGTTTACATCGGTTACGCGAAGGAGCCGGTGGCCTACGAGACGAAATACTTTGTGATGAAGGAACTCGACATCCTGGGTTCGCGCAACGCGACGGCCCAGAATTTCACGGACGTGGTCGGCGTCGTGGAATCCGGCCGCTATCCGGTGCGGGAAACCATCACGCGGGTCGTGCCGTTTGCGAACGCGGCGGCCGCGCTGGCGGAATGGGCGGCCGATCCGGGCCGGGTTACGAAGATTCACGTCGAGTTGTAG
- a CDS encoding LysR family transcriptional regulator has product MELRHLRYFIAVAEEENVSRAALKLHVSQPAISRQVRDLEEELGFALLERSAKSVKLTAAGRAFLPEAQAVLVRLEQGLQAARAVASGGRGELHVGYAPSPTARLLPPTLRAFQTELPHVRVRLHDLSTEEMLDGLRTGKLQLALMVQQPPALMRGLRFVPLTTDVIQLAVAPNHPLAQKRTVTLADIAAQPLVAYGRREYPDYYALLEALFAGVKKKPRVVEEHDGVTSIIAAVEAGAGVALLSESVACMAGPRLKLLPLTPAVKPAIIGGAFPNTPMPPVAEQFLKCAQSVATAK; this is encoded by the coding sequence ATGGAACTGCGCCATCTTCGATACTTCATTGCCGTTGCCGAGGAGGAAAACGTCTCGCGGGCGGCGTTGAAGCTGCACGTCTCGCAACCGGCCATCAGCCGCCAGGTCCGCGATCTGGAGGAGGAACTGGGCTTTGCGCTCCTCGAACGCAGCGCCAAATCCGTCAAGCTCACGGCCGCCGGACGGGCGTTTCTGCCGGAAGCCCAGGCCGTGCTGGTCCGGCTGGAACAAGGCCTGCAAGCCGCCCGGGCAGTGGCCTCGGGCGGACGCGGGGAATTGCACGTCGGCTACGCCCCCTCCCCCACGGCGCGGCTGCTGCCACCGACGTTGCGGGCATTCCAGACGGAATTGCCACACGTGCGCGTGCGCCTCCACGATCTGTCCACGGAAGAAATGCTGGACGGCCTGCGCACCGGCAAATTACAGCTCGCCCTGATGGTGCAACAGCCGCCCGCCTTGATGCGCGGCCTGCGGTTCGTGCCGCTGACCACGGACGTCATCCAGCTGGCCGTGGCGCCCAACCACCCGCTGGCGCAGAAACGCACGGTCACGCTGGCGGACATTGCGGCGCAGCCGCTCGTGGCGTATGGCCGCCGGGAATACCCCGATTATTACGCGTTGCTGGAGGCGCTTTTTGCCGGCGTCAAAAAAAAACCGCGGGTCGTCGAGGAACATGACGGCGTCACCAGCATCATCGCTGCCGTGGAGGCGGGCGCGGGTGTGGCGTTGCTTTCCGAATCCGTGGCGTGCATGGCCGGGCCGCGTTTGAAACTTCTGCCGCTCACGCCGGCCGTTAAACCAGCCATCATCGGCGGCGCCTTCCCTAACACACCGATGCCGCCCGTGGCGGAGCAATTTTTGAAATGCGCCCAGTCCGTGGCCACCGCCAAGTGA